A region of Kribbella sp. NBC_01245 DNA encodes the following proteins:
- a CDS encoding nucleotidyltransferase domain-containing protein, whose product METRHWYAEGLDPEELQFQRQYGPVLPATRAEAKALLEGYDGPWWIAGGWSIEAFTGIPRPHEDLDVSFWRKDVGALREQVKDRYHVWAIGEGMLQLVTDERPGIPDTADQVWLREHALAPWKYDCVLNPDRDGRWVFRRDPSLDYDLDDVTWVASDGIRYINPEMALAYKAKLHRPKDERDLAVTLPLLPKAKRVWLGEMVEHLHPGHAWLEQIVQA is encoded by the coding sequence GTGGAGACCAGGCATTGGTATGCGGAGGGGCTGGATCCGGAGGAACTGCAGTTCCAGCGGCAGTACGGGCCGGTGCTGCCGGCGACGCGGGCGGAGGCCAAGGCGTTGCTCGAGGGGTACGACGGGCCCTGGTGGATCGCGGGTGGGTGGTCGATCGAGGCCTTCACCGGGATTCCCCGGCCGCACGAGGACCTGGACGTGTCGTTCTGGCGTAAGGACGTCGGCGCGTTGCGCGAGCAGGTCAAGGACCGGTACCACGTCTGGGCCATCGGTGAGGGCATGCTGCAACTCGTCACCGACGAGAGGCCCGGGATTCCGGACACCGCCGACCAGGTGTGGCTGCGGGAGCACGCGCTCGCGCCCTGGAAGTACGACTGCGTCCTCAATCCGGATCGCGACGGCCGCTGGGTCTTCCGGCGGGATCCCTCGCTGGACTACGACCTGGACGACGTGACCTGGGTCGCATCCGACGGCATTCGCTACATCAATCCCGAGATGGCGCTCGCCTATAAGGCGAAGCTGCACCGGCCGAAGGATGAGCGGGACCTGGCGGTCACGCTGCCGCTGCTGCCCAAGGCCAAGCGCGTCTGGCTCGGTGAGATGGTCGAGCACTTGCACCCCGGTCACGCCTGGCTGGAGCAGATCGTCCAGGCGTGA
- a CDS encoding cysteine desulfurase family protein, which produces MTIPAARRTVYLDHAATTPMLPAAIEAMTSLLGRTGNPSSSHGSGRVGRRTVEEAREAIADALNARPSEVVFTSGGTESDNLALKGLWWARLAEDPKRRRILLSGIEHHAVLDPAVWLAEHEGAELEWLSVDEFGRVRPEAVQAAIESDPGSVSFVTLMLANNEVGTLQPVEQVAAMAAAHGIPVHTDAVQAVGQVPVDFAGLGVDAMTVSAHKVGGPFGIGALVVRRETKLVPILHGGGQERDVRSGTLDAPAAAAFAIALEHAVAHQQGEADRLRGLRDELIEGVLKAVPQALLSGDPVDRLPNNAHLSFSGCEGDSLLMLLDARGIECSTGSACNAGVAEPSHVLLAMGYDDQRARGSLRFTLGHTTEQADVDAVLEHIGPVVERALSAGLQNIRKVS; this is translated from the coding sequence ATGACCATCCCAGCCGCCCGTCGCACGGTTTATCTCGACCATGCCGCGACGACGCCGATGCTGCCGGCCGCCATCGAGGCGATGACCTCGTTGCTCGGCCGCACCGGCAACCCCTCCTCTTCGCACGGATCAGGTCGCGTCGGCCGGCGTACGGTCGAGGAGGCGCGCGAGGCGATCGCGGACGCGCTGAACGCCCGGCCGAGCGAGGTGGTGTTCACCTCGGGTGGCACCGAGTCCGACAACCTCGCCCTGAAGGGGTTGTGGTGGGCCCGGCTCGCCGAGGACCCCAAGCGCCGGCGGATCCTGCTGAGCGGGATCGAGCACCACGCCGTCCTCGACCCGGCGGTCTGGCTGGCCGAGCATGAGGGCGCCGAGCTCGAGTGGCTTTCGGTGGACGAGTTCGGCCGGGTCCGGCCGGAGGCGGTTCAGGCCGCCATCGAGAGTGATCCCGGCAGCGTCTCGTTCGTCACGCTGATGCTCGCGAACAACGAGGTCGGCACGCTTCAGCCGGTCGAGCAGGTGGCGGCGATGGCCGCGGCCCACGGCATTCCCGTGCACACCGACGCGGTTCAGGCCGTCGGGCAGGTGCCGGTGGACTTCGCCGGTCTCGGCGTGGACGCGATGACCGTGTCCGCGCACAAGGTGGGCGGCCCGTTCGGCATCGGTGCGCTGGTGGTCCGGCGGGAGACGAAGCTGGTGCCGATCCTGCACGGCGGCGGCCAGGAGCGCGACGTACGGTCCGGCACCCTGGACGCCCCCGCCGCGGCGGCCTTCGCGATCGCGCTCGAGCACGCCGTCGCGCACCAGCAGGGCGAGGCCGACCGTCTCCGTGGGCTGCGCGACGAGTTGATCGAGGGCGTGCTGAAGGCCGTGCCGCAGGCGCTGCTCTCGGGCGATCCGGTCGACCGTTTGCCCAATAACGCACACTTATCCTTCAGCGGCTGCGAAGGTGATTCGCTGCTGATGCTGCTCGACGCCCGCGGTATCGAGTGCTCGACCGGTTCCGCCTGCAACGCGGGTGTCGCCGAGCCGAGCCACGTGCTGCTCGCGATGGGGTACGACGACCAGCGGGCGCGCGGGTCGCTCCGGTTCACACTGGGGCACACGACCGAGCAGGCGGATGTCGATGCCGTGCTGGAACACATCGGGCCGGTGGTGGAGCGTGCGCTCTCCGCGGGTCTGCAGAACATACGAAAGGTGAGCTGA
- the mnmA gene encoding tRNA 2-thiouridine(34) synthase MnmA, translating into MRVLAAMSGGVDSAVAAARMAEAGHEVVGVHLALSRNPQSYRSGARGCCTLEDSRDARRAADVIGIPFYVWDLAERFHEDVVQNFVDEYAAGRTPNPCLRCNEKVKFSAVLDRAIALDFDAVVTGHYAQIVETSAGRELHRAVDHGKDQSYVLGVLTQEQLSRAFFPLGDTPKSEVRAEAERRGLAVADKPDSHDICFVADGNTPDFLSERLGANPGDIVDSTGAKLGEHEGTHRYTVGQRKGLRIGTPAADGKPRFVLDISPVDRTVTVGSREELAVRRLSASQPRWCGPVPESTISCRAQLRAHGDEVAVTARLDGDKVLVDFDEPADAVAPGQAVVLYDGTRVIGSATIDTVERASQQPV; encoded by the coding sequence ATGCGGGTACTCGCCGCCATGTCGGGTGGGGTCGATTCGGCCGTCGCCGCGGCGCGGATGGCCGAAGCCGGGCACGAGGTGGTCGGGGTGCACCTGGCCCTCTCACGCAACCCGCAGTCCTACCGCAGTGGGGCGCGCGGATGCTGCACGCTGGAGGACTCCCGCGATGCGCGGCGGGCCGCCGACGTGATCGGCATCCCGTTCTACGTCTGGGACCTGGCCGAGCGCTTCCACGAGGATGTCGTACAGAACTTCGTCGACGAGTACGCCGCCGGCCGGACGCCGAACCCGTGTCTGCGCTGCAACGAGAAGGTCAAGTTCAGCGCGGTGCTGGACCGGGCCATCGCGCTCGACTTCGACGCCGTCGTCACCGGGCACTACGCGCAGATCGTCGAGACCTCTGCCGGGCGTGAGCTGCACCGGGCCGTGGACCACGGCAAGGACCAGTCGTACGTGCTCGGCGTGCTGACCCAGGAGCAGCTCTCGCGGGCGTTCTTCCCGCTGGGCGATACGCCGAAGTCCGAGGTGCGGGCCGAGGCCGAGCGTCGTGGTCTGGCCGTCGCGGACAAGCCGGACAGCCACGACATCTGCTTCGTTGCCGATGGCAACACTCCGGACTTCCTCAGCGAGCGCCTCGGGGCGAACCCGGGCGACATCGTCGACTCCACCGGCGCGAAGCTCGGCGAGCACGAAGGCACCCACCGGTACACGGTCGGCCAGCGCAAGGGGCTGCGGATCGGCACGCCTGCCGCCGATGGCAAGCCGCGATTCGTGCTCGATATCTCTCCAGTGGATCGGACTGTCACGGTCGGCTCGCGGGAGGAGCTCGCCGTACGGCGCCTCTCCGCCTCCCAGCCGCGCTGGTGTGGCCCGGTGCCCGAGTCGACGATCAGCTGCCGCGCGCAGCTTCGCGCTCACGGTGACGAGGTCGCGGTGACGGCCCGGCTGGACGGCGACAAGGTGCTGGTCGACTTCGACGAGCCGGCCGACGCGGTCGCGCCCGGTCAGGCGGTCGTGCTGTACGACGGCACCCGGGTGATCGGGTCCGCCACCATCGACACGGTCGAGCGCGCCAGCCAGCAGCCGGTATGA
- a CDS encoding methionine synthase vitamin-B12 independent: MTGPFGAAPTTGLGSLPGEDLREWTKFVLEGLSIPFLPELPARPYGDMVSRAVAVLAELTVDLQPAGWRLTGGSGTTGSLDQRRAKSLLNQDLDTLEEQADGYAGPFKIQVVGPWTLAAMIERPRGDKALADHGARRDLAEALAYGVEQHVAEVRKRVPGADLVVQFDEPALPAVLAGAIPTASGWGKHRSVDGPGAVELLSRPIEAAGPAHTLVHCCAANPPIEVFRKSGAEGVAIDLALVNDAGWDRVAEAIEAGTILYAGVLPTSGPIPHPEQPADALAQRWHRLGLPVSRLADVVITPACGLSGDSPTDARTRLETLRRIADVLGEKSQA; the protein is encoded by the coding sequence ATGACAGGCCCATTCGGCGCCGCTCCCACCACGGGCCTCGGCTCGTTGCCGGGGGAGGACCTGCGCGAGTGGACCAAGTTCGTGCTCGAGGGTTTGTCGATCCCGTTCCTGCCGGAACTGCCCGCACGTCCGTACGGCGACATGGTCAGCCGGGCGGTCGCCGTACTGGCCGAGCTCACGGTTGACCTGCAGCCTGCCGGTTGGCGTTTGACCGGCGGCAGCGGTACGACGGGCAGCCTCGACCAGCGCCGGGCGAAATCCCTGCTGAACCAGGATCTCGACACCCTGGAGGAACAGGCCGACGGATATGCCGGGCCGTTCAAGATCCAGGTCGTCGGACCGTGGACGCTGGCCGCGATGATCGAGCGGCCGCGTGGCGACAAGGCGCTCGCGGACCATGGCGCCCGGCGCGATCTCGCCGAGGCGCTTGCGTATGGGGTCGAGCAGCACGTCGCCGAGGTGCGTAAGCGTGTACCGGGCGCGGACTTGGTCGTGCAGTTTGACGAGCCGGCGCTGCCCGCCGTACTGGCTGGTGCCATCCCGACGGCCAGTGGGTGGGGCAAACACCGCAGCGTTGACGGGCCGGGCGCGGTCGAACTGCTGAGTCGTCCGATCGAGGCGGCCGGTCCGGCGCACACGCTGGTCCATTGCTGTGCCGCGAACCCGCCGATCGAGGTCTTCCGCAAGTCCGGCGCCGAGGGCGTCGCGATCGACCTCGCCTTGGTCAACGACGCCGGATGGGATCGCGTCGCCGAAGCGATCGAGGCCGGCACCATCCTGTACGCCGGGGTGCTCCCGACGTCCGGCCCGATCCCGCATCCGGAACAACCCGCGGACGCCCTCGCCCAACGCTGGCACCGCCTCGGCCTCCCGGTCTCGCGCCTCGCCGACGTCGTCATCACCCCCGCCTGCGGCCTATCCGGCGATTCCCCCACCGACGCCCGCACCCGCCTGGAAACCCTGCGCCGGATCGCGGACGTACTCGGGGAGAAGTCCCAGGCCTAA
- a CDS encoding flavin reductase family protein, with translation MKRVVDLKALYFGTPVLLVSSASPDGSTNLAPMSSAWWLDRTAVLGMSLSSQTVRNLVERPECVLNLTDASMVSAVDRIALLTGSREIPERKLKRGYTFEPDKFAAAGLTPVDSDVVGVQGVYESPIRMEGRVRAIHQIGEGNLRTLEVDILRTHVDEELVMPLTDHYIDPLRWDPLIMKFTEFFAGGSLVHPSALARGWEMPALTP, from the coding sequence ATGAAGCGCGTGGTGGATCTCAAGGCGTTGTACTTCGGTACTCCGGTGCTGTTGGTCAGCTCGGCCAGCCCTGATGGGAGTACGAATCTGGCGCCCATGTCGTCGGCGTGGTGGTTGGATCGGACGGCGGTGCTGGGCATGAGTCTTTCGTCGCAGACCGTGCGGAATCTGGTCGAGCGGCCGGAGTGTGTGCTCAATTTGACCGACGCGTCGATGGTGTCCGCGGTGGACCGGATCGCGCTGCTGACGGGGTCGCGGGAGATACCGGAGCGCAAGCTGAAGCGCGGCTACACCTTCGAGCCGGACAAGTTCGCGGCCGCCGGGTTGACGCCGGTGGACAGTGACGTCGTCGGAGTTCAGGGCGTGTACGAGAGCCCGATCCGGATGGAGGGCCGCGTCCGGGCCATCCACCAGATCGGCGAGGGCAATCTGCGTACGCTCGAGGTCGACATCCTGCGCACCCACGTCGACGAGGAGCTGGTGATGCCGTTGACGGATCACTACATCGATCCGCTCAGGTGGGACCCGCTGATCATGAAATTCACCGAGTTCTTCGCCGGCGGCAGCCTGGTCCACCCGTCCGCACTCGCCCGCGGCTGGGAGATGCCGGCCTTGACGCCTTAG
- a CDS encoding RNA-guided endonuclease InsQ/TnpB family protein has protein sequence MSRYRLVPTPAQETALLGHCAHARYMWNLGLEQRLMWRPGRPPTPGYVAQAAQLTEARAAEPWLAAGSQTVQQQALRDLDQAWRNYWGGTHSRPTWRSAGRHEGFRIVGPQAQRVERLNRKWGRVLVPKASWIKFRWSRQIPDAKSYRITRDRIGRWHIAFATIPDPIPAPGTGEVVGMDRGVAVSAALSTGVLLMCPGLRATEQARLKRLQQQFARCRRGSNRRTRLKVAIAQIKARETARRKDWVEKISTALARRFDVIGVEDLKIANMTRSARSTIEQPGRNVRQKAGLNRGILANGWGLLVQRLEHKAPGRVERVNPRFTSQTCAECGHCASENRESQAVFRCLACGHTAHADVNAARNIAAGRAVTARRGTRSVPLKREPHLATSA, from the coding sequence ATGTCCAGGTACCGGCTTGTCCCAACCCCCGCGCAGGAGACCGCGCTGCTGGGACACTGTGCGCACGCCCGGTACATGTGGAACCTCGGACTGGAACAACGGCTGATGTGGCGACCAGGGCGGCCGCCCACCCCCGGGTACGTGGCCCAGGCAGCGCAACTGACCGAGGCCCGCGCGGCGGAACCGTGGCTGGCGGCCGGGTCGCAGACGGTACAACAACAAGCACTGCGCGACCTCGACCAAGCCTGGCGGAACTACTGGGGCGGCACTCACTCCAGGCCGACGTGGCGCAGCGCCGGCCGGCACGAGGGATTCCGCATCGTCGGGCCACAAGCCCAACGAGTGGAACGGTTGAACCGTAAATGGGGCCGGGTGCTGGTGCCGAAAGCCAGCTGGATCAAGTTCCGCTGGTCCCGGCAGATACCCGACGCGAAGTCGTACCGGATCACCCGCGACCGGATAGGCCGGTGGCACATCGCCTTCGCCACCATCCCCGACCCGATCCCGGCACCCGGAACGGGCGAGGTGGTCGGCATGGACCGGGGTGTTGCCGTGTCGGCAGCACTGTCCACCGGCGTGCTGCTCATGTGCCCGGGGCTGCGCGCTACCGAACAGGCCCGGTTGAAGCGGCTGCAACAGCAGTTCGCGCGGTGCCGGCGCGGGTCGAACCGGCGCACCCGGTTGAAGGTGGCGATCGCCCAGATCAAGGCTCGGGAGACGGCTCGGCGCAAGGATTGGGTCGAGAAGATCAGCACCGCCCTGGCCCGCCGGTTCGACGTGATCGGGGTCGAGGACCTCAAGATCGCGAACATGACCCGTTCGGCTCGCAGCACCATCGAGCAGCCGGGCCGCAACGTCCGGCAGAAGGCCGGGCTGAACCGGGGCATCCTCGCCAACGGCTGGGGACTGCTGGTCCAGCGTCTTGAACACAAGGCGCCGGGCCGGGTCGAGAGGGTCAACCCAAGGTTTACGAGTCAGACGTGCGCAGAGTGCGGGCATTGCGCGTCGGAGAACCGCGAGAGCCAAGCGGTGTTCCGATGCCTCGCCTGCGGGCACACCGCGCACGCTGATGTGAATGCAGCTAGGAACATCGCGGCCGGACGGGCCGTGACCGCACGCCGAGGCACGAGGTCTGTGCCGTTGAAGCGTGAACCTCATCTCGCTACCTCCGCGTAG
- the ligA gene encoding NAD-dependent DNA ligase LigA gives MSAEIPETLAAERPEPSPAVRERLAELSQLIEEHRWRYYMGSSTISDADFDALMHELEGIEAEYPELRTPDSPTQKVGSAIATLFTPVQHPVRMESLDNAFSAEEMDSWAKRLEREVTAGQIHDSGFLCELKVDGLAMDLVYENGRLVSGATRGDGRTGEDVTPNVKTIKNIPNQLTGDDIPEFLEVRGEVYFRVEDFQELNAQLVEAGKAPFSNPRNGAAGSLRQKDPRVSAQRPLRFVVHGLGKVDGYHVARLSEAYDSLKAWGLPVSDRVKRVTTLAEVNEFIAYYGENRHSVDHEIDGVVVKVDEVNLQRALGSTSRAPRWAIAYKYPPEEVTTKLLDIDVNVGRTGRVTPFGVMEPVRVAGSTVEFATLHNQQEVKRKGVLIGDTIVLRKAGDVIPEILGPVVDLRDGTERVFIMPTNCPACGTELRPEKEADIDIRCPNARSCPAQLRERLFHLAGRSSFDIEVLGFKAADALITDGLIVDEGDLFGLTEEQLSRSAFFTTKAGTLSANAGRLLTNLEQAKTKPLARVLVGLSIRHVGPTAAQALAAAYDDIEAIAAASEEELAQVEGVGPTIATAVIEWFTVDWHREIVAKWRAAGVVMRQEETGPGLPKTLAGLSIVVTGTVEGYSRDEATEAITDRGGKAASSVSKKTSFVVVGDSPGSKYDKAVQLGVPILDAAGFGVLLADGPEAAAAVVTNPPAETP, from the coding sequence ATGAGTGCGGAGATCCCTGAGACGTTGGCCGCCGAGCGGCCTGAGCCCTCGCCCGCGGTGCGCGAGCGGCTTGCGGAGTTGAGCCAGCTGATCGAGGAGCACCGCTGGCGGTATTACATGGGCAGCTCGACGATCTCCGACGCGGACTTCGACGCCTTGATGCATGAGCTGGAGGGCATCGAGGCGGAGTATCCGGAGTTGCGTACGCCGGATTCGCCCACCCAGAAGGTCGGCAGCGCGATCGCCACCTTGTTCACCCCGGTGCAGCATCCGGTCCGGATGGAGAGCCTCGACAACGCGTTCTCCGCCGAGGAGATGGACTCCTGGGCCAAGCGGCTCGAGCGTGAGGTCACGGCCGGCCAGATCCACGACAGCGGGTTCCTCTGCGAGCTCAAGGTGGACGGCCTCGCGATGGACCTGGTGTACGAGAATGGCCGGCTCGTCAGCGGTGCCACTCGCGGCGACGGGCGGACCGGCGAGGACGTCACCCCCAACGTCAAGACCATCAAGAACATCCCGAATCAGCTGACCGGTGACGACATCCCGGAATTTCTCGAGGTCCGCGGCGAGGTCTACTTCCGCGTCGAGGATTTCCAGGAGCTGAACGCGCAGCTCGTCGAGGCGGGCAAGGCCCCCTTCTCGAACCCGCGCAACGGTGCCGCCGGATCGCTACGGCAGAAGGATCCGCGCGTTTCGGCGCAACGGCCGCTGCGATTTGTCGTGCACGGCCTCGGCAAGGTCGACGGCTACCACGTCGCGCGGCTCTCCGAGGCGTACGACAGCCTCAAGGCCTGGGGGCTGCCGGTCAGCGACCGGGTCAAACGCGTCACGACACTCGCCGAGGTCAACGAGTTCATCGCGTACTACGGGGAGAACAGGCACTCCGTCGACCACGAGATCGACGGCGTCGTGGTCAAGGTCGACGAGGTCAACCTCCAGCGCGCGCTCGGATCCACCTCGCGGGCGCCGCGCTGGGCCATCGCGTACAAGTACCCGCCGGAGGAGGTGACCACCAAGCTGCTCGACATCGATGTGAACGTCGGGCGCACCGGCCGGGTCACACCGTTCGGGGTGATGGAGCCGGTCCGGGTGGCCGGGTCGACCGTGGAGTTCGCCACCCTGCACAACCAGCAGGAGGTCAAACGCAAGGGCGTACTGATCGGCGACACCATCGTGCTGCGCAAGGCCGGTGACGTCATTCCGGAGATCCTCGGCCCGGTGGTGGATCTGCGCGACGGCACCGAGCGCGTCTTCATCATGCCGACGAACTGCCCTGCCTGCGGCACCGAGCTGCGCCCGGAGAAGGAGGCGGATATCGACATCCGCTGCCCGAACGCCCGGTCCTGCCCGGCCCAATTGCGTGAGCGTCTCTTCCACCTCGCCGGGCGTTCGTCGTTCGATATCGAGGTGCTCGGCTTCAAGGCGGCCGACGCGCTCATCACGGATGGCCTGATCGTCGACGAGGGCGACCTGTTCGGGCTGACCGAGGAGCAGTTGAGCCGCAGCGCGTTCTTCACCACCAAGGCCGGCACGCTCTCGGCGAATGCGGGCCGCCTGCTCACCAATCTCGAACAGGCCAAGACCAAACCGCTCGCCCGGGTGCTCGTCGGGCTGAGCATTCGCCATGTCGGGCCGACCGCCGCACAGGCTTTGGCCGCGGCGTACGACGACATCGAGGCCATCGCCGCCGCGAGCGAAGAGGAGCTCGCCCAGGTCGAGGGCGTCGGGCCGACCATCGCGACCGCGGTGATCGAGTGGTTCACCGTGGATTGGCATCGCGAGATCGTGGCGAAGTGGCGGGCCGCCGGCGTGGTAATGCGGCAGGAGGAGACCGGGCCGGGCCTGCCGAAAACGCTGGCCGGGTTGTCGATCGTCGTCACCGGCACGGTCGAGGGCTACAGCCGCGACGAGGCGACCGAGGCGATCACAGATCGCGGTGGCAAGGCGGCCAGTTCGGTGTCGAAGAAAACCTCGTTCGTGGTGGTCGGTGATTCGCCCGGATCCAAGTACGACAAGGCCGTTCAGCTGGGGGTGCCGATCCTCGACGCGGCCGGTTTCGGCGTGCTGCTGGCGGACGGTCCGGAGGCCGCAGCGGCGGTGGTGACCAATCCACCGGCTGAGACGCCTTAA
- a CDS encoding ACT domain-containing protein, whose product MFLLRVILPDRPGSLGTVASALGEVGADIHAIEIVEHRRENATAVDDVVVDLPPGVLPDRLVSACNSVPDVEVIWFSRYGAGGGLHMDLEAVEQMTSAPAEAIDILVEQAPAVLHADWAALIDGTGSEVKVALETSATPQFGKEIAEKWLPMERATALSAPEGQGLAESVLVAAPLDSDRRILVIGRRGGPEFLGSEVARLSYLASLAVAIRSGIG is encoded by the coding sequence GTGTTCCTGCTGCGTGTAATCCTTCCCGACCGCCCCGGTTCGCTCGGCACCGTGGCTTCCGCTCTTGGCGAGGTTGGTGCCGACATTCATGCGATCGAGATCGTCGAGCACCGCCGCGAGAACGCTACGGCCGTCGACGATGTCGTCGTCGATCTGCCGCCCGGCGTGCTGCCCGACCGCCTCGTCTCCGCGTGTAACAGCGTGCCCGACGTCGAGGTGATCTGGTTCTCCAGGTACGGCGCCGGTGGCGGGCTGCACATGGACCTCGAGGCCGTTGAGCAGATGACGTCCGCTCCGGCCGAGGCGATCGACATCCTGGTCGAGCAGGCGCCCGCGGTGCTCCATGCCGACTGGGCCGCCTTGATCGACGGCACCGGCAGTGAGGTCAAGGTCGCGCTCGAGACGAGTGCGACGCCGCAGTTCGGCAAGGAGATCGCCGAGAAGTGGCTGCCGATGGAGCGGGCGACCGCCTTGTCGGCCCCGGAAGGCCAGGGACTGGCCGAATCCGTGCTGGTTGCGGCACCGCTGGACTCGGATCGCCGGATCCTGGTGATCGGGCGTCGGGGTGGACCGGAGTTCCTCGGGTCCGAGGTGGCTCGGTTGAGCTACCTGGCTAGCCTCGCCGTCGCGATCCGCTCCGGCATCGGCTGA
- the gatC gene encoding Asp-tRNA(Asn)/Glu-tRNA(Gln) amidotransferase subunit GatC — protein MSSITRDEVAHLARLARIELTDDELDHLAPQLDLIIGWVAHVSDAAAGDIRPTSHALPLTNVMRADVNVPCLTPEQALSGAPAAEDQRFRVPRILTEEA, from the coding sequence ATGTCATCGATTACCCGTGACGAGGTCGCGCACCTCGCGCGCCTGGCGCGGATCGAGCTCACCGATGACGAGCTCGACCACCTCGCTCCGCAACTCGATCTGATCATCGGCTGGGTCGCGCACGTCAGCGACGCGGCGGCCGGCGACATCCGGCCGACCTCGCATGCGCTGCCGCTGACCAACGTGATGCGCGCGGACGTCAACGTTCCGTGCCTCACCCCCGAGCAGGCGCTCTCCGGCGCGCCCGCCGCCGAGGACCAGCGCTTCCGGGTGCCGCGGATCCTGACCGAGGAGGCGTGA
- the gatA gene encoding Asp-tRNA(Asn)/Glu-tRNA(Gln) amidotransferase subunit GatA, with amino-acid sequence MTDLTRKTAVELSELMASGQTSSVEITQAHLDRIAAVDGAVHAFLHVDTEGALAQAAAVDAKRAAGDDLGPLAGVPLALKDVLAQEGVPTTAGSKILEGWKPPYDATVVSRLRAAGIVILGKTNMDEFAMGSSTENSAYGVTHNPWDLSRIPGGSGGGSSAALASYEAPLAIGTDTGGSIRQPGSVTGTVGIKPTYGGTSRYGLIALASSLDTPGPCARTTLDAALLHEVIAGYDPRDSTSINEPVPPVVEAARRGDVQGMRIGVVKELGGEGYQPGVEARFHEAVELLTKLGAEVVEVSCPNFEYALPAYYLILPSEASSNLAKFDAMRFGLRVGDDGVNDAEKVMGLTRAAGFGAEVKRRIMLGTHALSSGYYDAYYGQAQKVRTLIVQDFERAFQQVDVLVSPSTPTTAFPIGERVNDPIAMYKNDLCTIPTNLAGNAAASFPCGLADEDGLPVGFHVMAPVLRDERLYTVGAALESALAEQWGGTLMSKAPELEVSR; translated from the coding sequence ATGACCGACCTGACCCGCAAGACCGCCGTCGAGCTGTCCGAGCTGATGGCGTCCGGCCAGACCAGTTCGGTGGAGATCACCCAGGCCCACCTGGACCGGATCGCCGCCGTCGACGGTGCCGTGCACGCGTTCCTGCACGTCGACACCGAGGGCGCGCTCGCGCAGGCCGCCGCGGTCGACGCCAAGCGCGCCGCGGGGGATGACCTCGGCCCGCTCGCCGGTGTGCCGCTGGCGCTGAAGGACGTGCTCGCCCAGGAGGGTGTGCCGACCACGGCCGGTTCGAAGATCCTCGAGGGCTGGAAGCCGCCGTACGACGCGACCGTGGTGAGCCGTCTGCGCGCCGCCGGCATCGTCATCCTCGGCAAGACCAACATGGACGAGTTCGCCATGGGCTCCAGCACGGAGAACTCGGCGTACGGCGTGACCCACAACCCGTGGGACCTCTCCCGTATCCCGGGCGGTTCCGGTGGCGGCTCTTCGGCGGCCCTCGCGTCGTACGAAGCGCCCCTGGCCATCGGCACCGACACCGGCGGCTCGATCCGTCAGCCCGGTTCCGTCACCGGCACGGTCGGGATCAAGCCGACGTACGGCGGGACCTCGCGCTACGGGCTGATCGCGCTCGCGTCGAGCCTGGACACGCCCGGCCCGTGCGCCCGTACGACGCTGGATGCGGCGCTCTTGCACGAGGTCATCGCCGGGTATGACCCGCGCGACTCGACGTCGATCAACGAGCCCGTGCCGCCGGTCGTCGAGGCCGCGCGCCGTGGCGACGTGCAGGGCATGCGCATCGGTGTCGTCAAAGAGCTCGGTGGCGAGGGCTACCAGCCGGGTGTCGAGGCGCGGTTCCACGAGGCGGTCGAGCTGCTGACCAAGCTCGGCGCCGAGGTGGTCGAGGTCTCGTGTCCCAACTTCGAGTACGCCTTGCCCGCGTACTACCTGATCCTGCCGAGCGAGGCCTCGTCCAACCTGGCCAAGTTCGACGCGATGCGGTTCGGCCTGCGCGTCGGCGACGACGGGGTGAACGACGCGGAGAAGGTGATGGGCCTGACCCGGGCGGCCGGTTTCGGTGCCGAGGTCAAGCGCCGGATCATGCTCGGCACGCACGCGCTCTCGAGCGGTTACTACGACGCGTACTACGGTCAGGCCCAGAAGGTCAGGACCCTGATCGTGCAGGACTTCGAGCGCGCCTTCCAGCAGGTCGACGTGCTGGTCTCGCCGTCGACGCCGACCACCGCGTTCCCGATCGGCGAGCGGGTCAACGATCCGATCGCGATGTACAAGAACGACCTGTGCACCATCCCGACGAACCTGGCCGGTAACGCCGCGGCCTCGTTCCCCTGCGGCCTCGCGGATGAGGACGGCCTGCCGGTCGGCTTCCACGTGATGGCGCCGGTGCTGCGCGACGAGCGGCTCTACACCGTCGGCGCCGCGCTCGAGTCGGCCCTGGCCGAACAGTGGGGTGGCACGTTGATGTCCAAGGCTCCGGAGCTGGAGGTCTCCCGATGA